The Leptospira bouyouniensis genomic interval ATCTGTAATCAAACGAATTGGATTACGATATCTTCTAAACTTAGGAGTAAACAATCAATTAGACTTACAAACTTCTGTTAGAGTTCAACTTTCTAATCTCATCGCGATACTGGGAATTGTTTCAAATATTCAATATTCGATTTTATTTACAATCGCAGGCGCACCGAACGTTATGACAATGAACGTGATTCACTTTTTCGTGATTTGTACTTTATCCTATATTTTATACTTAAATCAAAAGGAAAAATATTCATTAGCAAGAATCATCTTAGTATTTACGATTTCTGTTCCATTGTTATTCGTTTCCTTTATTAGTTTTGGCAAATCTGGTGGTTTTTATTATTATTTTTTAGTTTTTGCATTGGCTCCATTTGTTTTGTTTTCCTATGAGGAAAAGTTCTGGATCTTAATTGTATTTTTATCGAATAACTTATTTTATGTTTGGTTTGAATTTTTTGGAAAACCAGGTGAATTTATCAAAGGAACTTTATTATTTGATTCGTTTATCCAAGAGTTATTTCGAATCAATTCCGTTTTATCCAGTTTATTCTTTGTCGCACTTATCATGTTTTATTTTCTAAGAAATACGAACCGAATCCAAAAAGAAATGATTCGTACAAATGCACACAAAGATAAAATTTTTTCTATATTAGCGCACGATTTAAAAGGGCCAATCGGTACGATGAATTCGTTTTTAGGATATTTAACTGAAAACATACCTGAAAAAGATGAATTGGTCGTCGCCTTAAAAGAATTAAAGAAAAGTACAAATCAATCATTTTTAGTATTGGAGAACTTACTCGATTGGGCAAGAAATGAATCTAAAAAAATCCCAATTCATATGGAAATATTAAGTTTAATTTCTATAGTTCAAAATGCAAAAGATATATTGGATCTACAAGCAACTGATAAAAAGATCAGGTGGGAAATAATTGTTCCAGATCATATAAAAGTTTTTTGTGATGAACGAATGATCAGTACGGTGATTCGAAATTTGTTTTCTAATGCTATCAAATTTTCGTATCCCAATGGGACAGTATCTATCAAAGGAATCCATTTAGGTAAATATGCTGAATTAACCATCTCAGATTTGGGAATTGGAATGTCTAAAGATCAAATCAAACAAATTGAAAATGGAAATCCTTTTCCGACGACTTTTGGTACGCAAGGCGAAAAGGGGACAGGATTAGGTCTGCTTGTTTGCAAAGAGATGCTTAAAAATCAAGGTTGTACGATGAATGTGACAAGTTCACCAAATCTTGGTACAAAAATCACAATCCAAATTCCAAACTCTTTTTAATTTAGTTTCTTTTTTAAATTCTATCTTGTCCAATTGAAAGGTATGTGGCCCAAATTTTATTTTAACTGGTTACGAAAAAATTCCCCCACCGGATCTGTCGAAGTTTATCCTGAAATTTCGGATTCTTACGAAACAAATTTACCGAATGTTTTTGTAATTGGAGACTTAACAGGTGTTCCGCTCTTAAAGATGGCAGCCGAAAGTGGAGTTCAAGTTTGGAAATATATTCCGCAACTCTCCAACGACCATCTCGATGTCGTTATCATTGGTTCAGGGCCTGCGGGAGTATCCTGTGCGATGGAAGCAAAACGTTTAGGAAAAAAATACTTGGTTTTGGAATCAAATCTTCCCTTCCAAACGATTCAAAGTTATCCAAATAAAAAACCAATCTTTGCGGAACCAAAGAATTTTATAACAAATTCTTCCATCCGAATTATTGATACTGTTAAAGAAGATCTATTAAAAGACTTAAATAAAATCCTAAATGATAATCCTATTCAAATCGAAACAAACCAAAGAGTTGTTAATATTAAAAAAGCAAATGTAGGTTATGTTTTAGAAACAGAATCTGGATCAATTTTTAAAACAAATGCAGTAGTGATCGCAATGGGTAAATCAGGTGATCCAAAAAAATTAGGGATTAAAGGCGAAAATGAAGCCAATGTCTCTTATCGACTTATTGATCCGAAAGATACAACTGGTTTATCCGTGGTGATTGTTGGTGGAGGAGATACAGCCATTGAATCTGCACTCCTTTGTGCAGAGTTTGCAAAAGAAACTACAATCATTCATCGAGGAAAGGAATTTAACAAAGCAAAATCAGATAACATAGACTTAATTTTAGAATTGGAATCACAAGGAAAGGTGAATATCATTTATGAATCTGAGGTAAGTGAGATTACCTCTACTTCAGTTTTGATTAAAAACCAACAATCCGCAAAAAAAATTAAAGCTGATTTGGTTTTTATCATGATCGGAACACTTCCACCCATAGGATTTTTCAAACGGGTTGGAATCAAATTACAGAATGAAAAAAAAGTTTTGGATTGGGTGGGACTTACGGGATTGGTAACGTTTGCAATGGCTGCTTATTTTGGAAAAGCTTCCTTTTACGGACCATCTTGGTTTTCTTTTCTTGCTAGCATTTCAGCTTTTGTTTCCACTCTCAGTTTGATCTGTTATAGTGGGATCTTATTGGCTAAAAAACAGACAAAATTTGATTTATGGAAAGTTTTGAAAATTTGTTATTACCTCTTTGCGTTTAGTTATTTTTTAACTGTTTATTTTTTGTCAACCTACCAACAATTCCATTTATTTGGAAAATATCCGGCTTTCCATTATACATTTTTATACTCACTTACAATTTTAGTTTTTGGTATCCGTAGAATTTTGGTTCGTAAAACCCAATACATTTATTACCAAACATTAACATTAATAGGAGTTCAAGTTTTCTTTTTATTTTTGCTTCCTGAGCTGATATTACCTGCGTTAGGTGAATTTGGTTATTTAGGAAGTGAGAATGGGTTCATAAGAAAAGAAATTTTTCCTTCAGACTCTTATTGGAAAGCTTATGGATTTATCCTTGCATGGCCATTAAGTATGGGAGTTTTATATGATGGTGGTATCACAAAGTTTTGGTTAATATATGGACTTTCTTTTAGTTTTATTTTGATTCCGCTGTTAGTGTACCATTATGGGAAAGGAGCCTATTGTGGTTGGATATGTTCTTGCGGAGGACTTGCAGAAACACTAGGAGATGAATATAGACAAAAAATGCCTCATTCAAAAACGGCATATAAATGGGAACATTCGGGGCAATATATTTTGTTCTTAGCTGCTACTCTCACAATCTTAAAACTTATTGGCGTATTTGGTAAGTCGATTTATCCCAATTTAGAATTGGGAGAGAACATAGCAGATTCGGTTAAATGGGTATATGATATTGTTGTTGATATTGGTCTTGCAGGAGTTGTTGGCGTAGGATTTTATTTTTTTTATTCAGGTCGAGTTTGGTGCCGAATGTTTTGTCCTTTAGCATCTTTAATGCATATTTATGCCAGGTTTAGCCAATTTAGAATTTTTTCTGACAAAAAGAAATGTATCTCATGTAATATTTGTACTAAAAATTGTCACCAAGGAATTGATGTGATGGGTTATGCAAGCAGGGGAATCGCTATGGATAGTGTACAATGTGTCCGCTGTTCTGCTTGTGTATCATTATGCCCAACGGATGTTTTAGAATTTGGAAAATTGAAAAAGGAAGTGATTCAATATGATAAATTAGAAGCGAAATCCAGGAAATAATTATTTATGTCAACTAAGGATGACATTCTTTTTTTATTTGAGCAGGGAATAAAGGCAGCAAATCCAGAATTTTTGTTCGAAGACTTTTGGAAAAAAAATCCAGGATTAGAACAAACATTTAATGATCAGAATAAGAAATTATTTGTTTTTGCATTGGGAAAAGCTGCTTATTCGATGGCTATGTCATTTTCTCATTATTTTCCGGTAAACAAAGGTTTTATACTTACAAAGTACGGACATCTGCCATCAGAAAAGCTAAAAATGAGAGAAGATTCAATTTGGAAATATAGGGAAGCTTCTCACCCTATTCTTGATCAAAATTCTATCGATTTTGGAATGGAAGTATTAAAAATACTCAAAGAACTAGGATCTAATGATCGTTTAGTGGTTCTCCTTTCTGGAGGTGCTTCTAGTTTATTTGAAGTACCGATTGACGGATATGCATTAAACGATTTGGTTTCCATTCAAGATCAATTACTAAGAAGTGGAAAAACAATTCAGGAAATTAACCAGGAAAGGAAAAAATATTCCACAGTAAAGGGTGGTAAACTTTTAAAAGAACTAAACGAAGAGTTAGAAGTATTCTCTTTTGTGATTTCAGATGTCATCGGCGATGATCCAAATTCAATTGGATCAGGTCCAACCTTTCCAAGTCGTAATTATTTTATCTTAGGAAATCTTTCTAGATCTATCGAAAACATTGTTTTCGAGGCAACAAATTTAGGATATAAAACCAAACAAATCAGTGATACTTGGACAGAGTCAACGAAGGAAACTTCTATCTTGATAGAAAAAGAATTTCTAACTGCATTGGAGTCTCCAGAAAAACAAATCGTATTACTTGGCGGAGAAATGGTATGTCCTGTTTTTGGAAATGGACTTGGTGGTAGGAACCAAGAAGTATCCCTTCGGGTTGCCATTTTATTAGGTAAGCACAAAGTAAATCGTGAATGGGCATTTTTATCAGGTGGGACTGACGGAACGGATGGACCTACAGATGCGGCCGGTGGAGTTGTTGGCAATCAAACCATACCCGATTTGAAGGCAAAACATTGGGACCCAATAGAACAATTAGAAAATTCAAATTCTTATCCAATCCTAAAAGATGTAGATGCCCTTGTAATGACAGGTCCTACTGGTACCAATGTGAATGATATACTGATCTTGTTAGTTGACAGTGCGAAAGCCTAATTTTTTATTTTGTCCACTCCAATAAAGTTGGAACAATGGATTCTGCCATCTGCTTTTTCCAATTTTAGAAATTAATAATTCATCATAAATTTTTTTAAGTATATTAACGTGGTCTTTTAAAAATCTCCATTGTATCTCTTCCTTTTTTTGTATAGGGATTGAGTCTTTTGTAAGAGTAAATACCGATTCTTGTAAACCAACAAGAGAGGGAACAAGAATCGATCTTACTCCTTGGTAATCAAAATTTGCTTTGCGAGCAATAGATTCATGTAACCACCATAAAGTGTCTTCATACTTCCCATCTGATTCTAAACTAGATGCATTGATAAAGTTTTTTGTTCCAAAAAAGAATGGTTTGAATAAACTTAAACAAGGTGTTGATGTTCCGGTATAAAAAACTCTCATAGGGTCTTGATTAGTTTCTGAAGTGTCCCATTCTACAACCAAACTTCCATTTGTTTGATTCGGTGTTGTCGGACCAGTTGCATGAAGGCAAAGTGATTTCATAGAGGAGTTGCAAGGTTCAAATTCATCCGTGTCAATCGAGTGAATTTTTAAAGTTTCAATCGCAAGTTTTGAATTATATGTCGTATGTTTATTTTGAAATTGTTCTGCTGTGATTTGATGTAGATTTCTGCGATCGGTGCAGTGACTCATATATGTATAAAATGAATCACTGAAATAATTTTTGAATGAAAAATCTTTATTAGATTTGTACTTTAATTTTTGAATTAAATTAGTAGATGAATAATCAAAGTCAGATTCAATGGTCAACCCATTCGAGATTGCATAAAATGAATCAATTTTTTTAGCAACCCAATATCGATCTGCAGTTTCTAAGACATATCCATCTGTACGATCAGCGATGATAAAACTATTGTGATAAAAGAAACTTTGATTTTGATAACCACCGCAAGCGTCCTGCCCATATTTTTCTAAAAGTTCCGTTATTAAAAATAATGCATCTTTGGCTGTTTTGGATCGTTCTAATACCAAACGAATTAAATCCATCCCCGTTAAGCCATTGTTTTTTTTATTGATCTTAAGGTTTGTAAATACTGCTTCATTTCCAATACAAACACCAAATTCATTCACTCCCATTTCAGCTCCCCACATATGAAATGGTTTCGATAAAAAAACTTCGAATGTAACGTTCGTTTGTGGAATCTCTATATATGTGGTCTTTAAAACTGAATTTTTGGGATGTTCGATCCTTGGCAAGTGAAGTATCGATTGGGCCTCATTTGGTTCTCTATCAGAGTTTTTTGCAAAGATTCTTTTTTGAGTTTTTGTAAATTTTTCAGTGGCAAGGGATGTATCACACATTCTAGAATGTTATTCTGAAATCTAAATTTTTCAAACCAAAATTCGAGTAAAAATGCAATCAATACCGAAACAATTTTCAGAATTCATGACGATGGGGTTAACCTCCGATTTGGTAAAAAAGAACCGTTCAGTCTACGGTGCAAACGAGATCAGTACTTCCAATAAAAATAGTTTCTTTCGGATGTTATTTGGCGTTGTCACTGAACCAATGATTTTGCTTCTCATTTCCATTAGTATAGTTTACTTACTACTTGGTGACCGAGGTGAGGCCTTACTATTGTTATGTTCAGTTGTTGGAATTATTTGTATCACTTTTTACCAAGAAAAAAAAACAGAAACGGCAATTTCAGCACTTAGATCGTTAGCCAGCCCTCGTACAAATGTCATACGTGATGGCAAAATTTTTCGAATTGAAGGGAGAGACGTGGTTTTTGGTGATCTCATCATTTTAAATGAAGGAGACCGCATTCCAGCGGATGCCGAACTATTATCTGATCGATTATTTTCATGTGATGAATCATTGTTAACTGGTGAGTCAATTCCGGTAAATAAGCCTGTAGGACATTTAGTTTATTGTGGTGCTTTGGTTGTTGGTGGAGAAGGGATTTGTAGAATAAATGCAGTTGGGAACCATACAGAAATCGGAAAAATCGGTAAAAAAATTGCAGAGGAATCTGTAGGAAGAACTTTATTAGAAATTGAAGTTACAAAACTAGTTAGAAATTTGTTTTTTGTAGCTGCCAGTTTATGTATCATTTTAGCATTATATTTTGGTTTTGTAAAATCACTATGGTTGCAAGGCTTATTATCTGGTTTAACGCTTGCTATTGGTTTGATGCCAGAAGAGTTACCTTTGGTACTGACAATCTTTTTTGCGTTAGGGGCTTATCGTTTGAGTACTAAAAATGTATTAGTACGAAGATCATCTATTATTGAAACATTAGGGGCAGCAACTGTCTTATGTTCAGATAAAACAGGCACTATCACTAAAAATAAAATGAAGGTCGGGAAAATTACATCTAAAGAAAATGCAGAAAATATAGAATTTGGATCTGACATTTCGCAACCTTCAAAGGAGATCTTACAATTCGCATATTTTGCATCAAAACATCCTAGTTTTGATCCTATGGATATAGCTATCACGGATTGTATGAACGAATTCTATCAAAATGGAGATTTGTCTTTATTATCAATTAAAGATTTTCCTTTGACTCCTGAGCAGTTAACTATGGTTAGAGTTTTAAAGGAAGATGATAGTTATGTTTGTTATGTGAAAGGATCTCCTGAAGCAGTATTTGAGTTATGTCAATTGGGTATAAAGGATCTAGATTTTTGGACAAAAAAAACAAATGAACTTGCAAACGAAGGATATCGAGTATTAGCAGTAGCAAAGTCAACATCACCTGTAAAAAATATTCCAGATCAAAGAAATTCTTTACCATATACAATATTTGGTTTAATTTCTTTCTTAGATCCGATTCGTGAAATAGTGCCAACGGCTATAAATACCGCTTACGAATCGGGTATACGTGTGATTATGATAACAGGCGATTATCCTGAAACGGCAAAAAATATCGCAAAACAAATTGGATTAAAAAATTCTGAACAAGTGTATACGGGCAAGGAGTTATCACTATTAAGTGAAGTTGAATTAACCAAAGTTTTGAATGACTGTAATGTGTTTTCACGAGTTAGTCCTGAAGACAAATGGAAACTTGTTCGAATTTTAAAATCCAAAGGTGAAATTGTAGCAATGACTGGTGATGGCGTAAATGACGCACCTGCTTTGAGAACAGCTAACATTGGAGTCGCTATGGGCGAACGAGGAACAGATGTTGCGAGAGAAGCTGCCGATATCGTATTGTTAGACGACTCATTCTCTTCCATATTAGAATCTGTCAGGATTGGCAGACAGATTTTTGACAATCTCAAAAAAGCATTAGGGTATTTAATTGGAGTCCATATTCCCATCGTAGGGATTACTTTTTTCCCAATTTTATTTGATTGGCCAATCATTGTTTTGTCGGCCATACACATTGTTTTTATGGAAATGGTAATCGATCCAACTTGTACGATCGTTTTTGAAAATGAAGATGCGGAATTTGATCTGATGAAACGTATGCCAAGGGATGCAGCCGAACCATTATTGGATCGAGAATTATTTACGAATTCTCTAATCCAGGGTTTTTATTCATTGTTGTCAGTTGTGTCCACATATTGGATCACACTTAAATTTTTAAAAGATTCATCTTCCAATCAAGCTGTCAGTACAGCAACATTTGTGACTCTTGTTTTTTCCAACTTATTCTTAATTTTAGCAAATCGTTCCTTACATGAATCGATGTGGAGTCGGATGAGAATCAAAAATTCTATGATTTACTATGTATTTATTGGAACAGTCGGAGTTCTATTGCTTTCCATTTATCTGCCTGGTATGAATTCATTATTTCGATTTGTACCGTTAAATTTTCTCCAATTCATGGTAGCGATACTTGTTGCATTTATCGGAGTATTGTTTTATGATATGACAAAAGTTTCTGTTTCTAAGTGGCTCCGCAGAAACTAAAAAGGTGATATTGATAACTACATTATGATAGAACTTATTTTTCCTAAAAAATATTCAGCTTTATGTTTGAAATCTGCATTCTTTGGTTTTTTTGCTCATACAGGTTTTGTGAGAGGTTTACAAGAGATCGGTTTTAAACCAGCCATCGTAACTGGTTCAAGTTCTGGTGCAATGATTGGAGCCTTATATGCAACTGGGAAAGATATGGTCGAATTTGAATCTTTGGTTTTAGGACTTAAAAAAAAGGATTTTTGGGAAGGTAATTCATTAACGTTACTTGGTCGCCTTTTGAAGAAAGGTTGGAACCAATCGAGTGGTGTATTAACAGGACAAGCAACTCGTAAGATTTTATATCCTTACCTTGGAAATAAAAAGTTTTCTGACTTACCAATCAAACTTGGAATTGCAGTTTCTAATTTATCTAAAAATAAACGTGAGTTAATCACAGAAGGAAATGTTTTGGATGCAGTGATGGCTTCCATCGCGTTTCCATTTTTATATGAAGTGCAGGAATTTCAGGGTCAAGAGTTTTTAGATGGTGGAATTGGTGATGGGGAACCAATCAAAGAATTAATATTAGATCCTAGCATCGATAGAATTGTAATTCACCAAATTAATAATAGCAGACCTATTAGCAAAAATATGATGAAGCGGGCGTTAGATGCATCGGTTCAAATCATTGAAACAGAAACAGAAGACTTAAAAACTTTGTTAGCAAAAGAAAAAGGTAAAAAATTAATTCGATTAGAAACCAATACACCTTATTTGTCTCCGAATGATTTTTCAAAGGGTAAATTTGCATTGGCAGAAGGGAGAGGAACTGCTTATAAACATAAACCCGAGATATTGGGTGAAATGGAATTACCAATTTTTGGACTCTTCAATTAAAACACTTCAATTATGGAATCACAAAAAAAAATCAATGTTTTAGTAGTAGAAGATTCCGTTGCTTCTTATCAAGCTATCGTATCAGTGTTGCAAAACTTTGGATTTACACTCTCATCAGAAAGAGTGGAATGGAAAGAAGAATTTGAGAGAAGTATCATCGAGAAATCTTGGGATATAATCATTTCTGATTATTATTTGCCTGACTTTGATGGAAAATACGTAATCCATAGAATAAAGGAACTGAATCCTGAGTTACCTGTCATCCTAATCACTGAGTTTATTCCTGAGGAAGCTGCTTCAGAATATTTAAATTTGGGAGCTTCTGAATTTTTACCAAAGTCATCTATCATTAAACTCCCTTTCGTAGTAAATCGTGAATTAGAAGCATTTAGGTTAAAGCAGTCTCAAAAAAAAGCATGGGAAATGTTAGTCCATGGTGAAGAAATTTTAACAAGATCTCAAAAGATTTCTCATCTTGGACATTTTGAAGTGATATTCCCAGAAAACAATACCCTTTGGTCATTAGAATTATATAGAATACTAGGTTATGATTTTAGTGAAGTTCCATCTATGGAAAAAGTTTGGACTTTGCTTGATGTGGAAGAAAAGAAATTAATTGAAACGGTTTGGAATGAAGTTACTAGTGAGAATACTTCAAAAGAATTTGTATTACATTTAAATACAAAACTTGGGCGCAAAAAAGTAAATTTATGGTTGGAAGCAGAAAGGTTTGATGAAGATCGATTTAGAATTTTCGGAACAATACATGATATTTCCGATGTATCAGATCTAGAAAGTTCCATTCAGTTAAACGAACAATTATTTAAAGGCATCTTTAATAATTCATCACAAGCAATCTTTTTGTTAGATTTACAAGGTCACATCATTCGTATGAATCGCAATTCAGTCTTGTCATTCGAAAGAAATGAATCCGATGTACAAGGTTTGGAATTGATTAGTTCTATCTTTTCTGAATCAAATGAAGATTCGATCAAAAAATTGACATATGGGATGAAATTAGCATTAAAGAATCAAACATTCGAAGTTTTGGTTTCTTATCGATTACGAGATGGAAGAGAAAAATATTTTGATTGTGACTTTTATCCATTGAATGATCCTTTTGGCAAAATCATTTATCTTGTTTTAGAAGCAAAAGATATTACTGAAAAAATTGTTCTAGAAAGAGCCTACGCCCAAGCTCAAAAACTGGAGGCACTCGGTACATTCGCAGGTGGGATTGCACATGATTTTAATAATTTATTAACTCCAATGATGGCTTATATTTCATATTTAAATGCAGAGTGGTCGAGTAATCAAACGGATGAAATGATTCAAAAATCACTGCCGGCAATTGAAGGAATATCGAAGTCTCTTGAACGTGCGAAAAATTTGATCCAACAAATACTTACTTATTCAAAAATAGATCATTCTTCGACTAAACAAATAGATCTACGAGAACAATTATTGCAGGTGTTAAGTGAGGTAAAATTTGTATCATCTAACAAACTTTCTATCTTTACTGACTTAGGCACTGAATCGGCATTCATTGAAGCTGATCCGATTCAAATATTTCAAATTCTTTCTAATTTATATGAAAATTCACTCTTTGCCCTACAAGAAATACAAAACCCAAAGATTACAATTAGTCTTACGAAAGTAATTTATGAAAAATCTGATTTGTTCCAAGTTGGTTTTTTAAAGAATACCGAATATTGGAAGTTGAGTTTTTCAGATAATGGGAATGGAATTCCTAAAGAAATTCTTGATAAAATATTTGATCCATTTTTTAGCACAAAAGGTGGCAAAGGTACAGGTCTTGGACTTTCCATCATCTATGGAATATTAGCCAAAATGGGTGGAACCATATTGGTGGAATCTACGGTTGGAAAAGGTACCCAATTCGATTTATATTTCCCTGCTTGGAAAGCAATGCTTTAAACAATTGACAAATTTGTTCAATGCTTTATGAACATAATTTCCCATGACTTTTTTGATTCAAAAAAAGCTTGAGCCATTTTACCTAGGTTTTCTTTGGATTCTTTTGTCTTTTTTGATATTTTCCTCTTTTTTCTTTTTTTACCATTTGTTCGAAAGTCGTTCAATATCCATTCGCTACGAACATAAGAAAAATTGGGATTTAAATCTAAAAGAATATTCTTCTTCTTTAAAGGATGCGGAAACAGGTGTAAGAGGATACTTACTTTCGAATGAGCCCACGTTTCTAAATCCATATCACAAAGCTTTAATACTTCTTCCTAATATTGAAAGATATTTATACGATAATAGTGAAATTGAAGATTTGCAGGAATTAAAGAATTTACTCGATTTGAGTCATTCAAAACTAAAACACATGGAAGGGTATTTGAATTTATTTCCTGGTAGATTACCATCAAAAGATAGTTTGGTTTTAGGAAATCAGAAAATGTCTGAATTCCGAATTTTATATGAAAAACTCTTGGTAAAGAAACAAAAGAGAGATGATGCGGAATATGAATCTTATAAAAAATCAAGCAATCGACTTTTGGTTATATCAGCTGGTTTGTTTCTCCTTTTATCATTTTTAATTTTATGGATGATTTTTGTTCTTAAAAAAAGTATTCAGTCAATAGTTGAGAAAGAAGTAATCGAAGATAGATATTTTGAAATTGAGGATATATACCAAAATTCACCTGTCGGATTTCATAGTTTAGATGCTGAGGGTTATTTTTTAAAAGTAAATCGTACTGAATGTGAATGGTTAGGTTATTCTGAGAATGAACTGGTGGGAAAAAAGAGATGGTCTGATCTTTTAACAGAAAATAGCAAAGCAATTTTTGAATCCAATTTTCCAATTTTTAAAAAACAAGGTTATATTAATAATTTAATTTTTGAAATAATTAAAAAAGATGGTGGGTCAATTTTTGTTAATTTATCGTCCACCGCAATTTTTGATTCTTCTGGAAAGATGATTAGCACCAGGTCAGCGTTAGTTGATGTTACGAAATCTATTATTTATGAACGTGAACTTCTCGTTGCTAAAAAAAAGGCAGAGGATGCAAATAAAGCAAAATCTGATTTTTTATCAAATATGAGCCATGAATTGAGGACACCGCTAAATGCAGTGGTCGGAATTGCATTGTGGTTACTTGAAGAAAGTCCAAAACCTGAACAATTAGAAAATTTGAAGAATTTAAAGTTTGCTGGTGAATCACTTTTGTCACTGATTAATGATATACTCGATTTTAATAAAATTGAAGAGAGATTGGTTGTCATAGAGAAGATTGATTTTCGGTTAAAAGATTTTTTAAATTCTATCACAACAACTTTTTCGATGCGATCGAATGAAAAATTATTAATTTTTCATTATGAAATTTCTGATCATGTTCCGGAATTCATCCATTGTGACCCTACGCGTTTGTTACAAATTTTAAACAACTTGTTATCTAATGCACTAAAATTCACTTATGAAGGTTCAATAACATTTCGTGTCACCTCTGAATCACTGAATAATGATCATGTGTTACTAAAATTTGAAGTCGAAGACACTGGAATTGGAATCGATCCAAATAAATTTGATACAATTTTTGAAAAGTTTACACAAGCAAATCAAGATACTACTCGGAAATTTGGAGGATCTGGTTTGGGGCTTGCAATTTCAAAGGCTCTTGTCGAACTCATGGGTGGAAATTTAGAACTTTCCTCTGAATTAGGAAAAGGTTCCAAGTTTTCCTTTTCTTTACCATGTTTAATCGGAAAAGGGAACGAATTTATCTCAATTAGTTCTGTAAAAAATAATGATTTGTTAAAAGGAAAAATAGTACTTGTTGCAGATGATATTCAAATCAATCGATCCATTGTGATTCGTTTTCTCAATCGTTGGGGGATTCAAACTTTAGAAGCTACAAATGGTTTGGAAGTGTTAGAAGTATTAAAGAAACAACAAGTAGATTTAATCTTGATGGATCTTCATATGCCAGTAATGGATGGGTATAACTCTACTATCGAAATTCGAAAAGATCCAAATTGGGAACATATTCCCATCATTGCTCTAACAGCGTCTGCGCAAATAGAAACTCGTAATCAGATCAAATCGGTTGGAATGAATGATTTTATTTCTAAGCCATTTAATCCAAATGATTTATTAAACCAGCTTCATATTTGG includes:
- a CDS encoding ATP-binding protein; translated protein: MSFLIFSSFFFFYHLFESRSISIRYEHKKNWDLNLKEYSSSLKDAETGVRGYLLSNEPTFLNPYHKALILLPNIERYLYDNSEIEDLQELKNLLDLSHSKLKHMEGYLNLFPGRLPSKDSLVLGNQKMSEFRILYEKLLVKKQKRDDAEYESYKKSSNRLLVISAGLFLLLSFLILWMIFVLKKSIQSIVEKEVIEDRYFEIEDIYQNSPVGFHSLDAEGYFLKVNRTECEWLGYSENELVGKKRWSDLLTENSKAIFESNFPIFKKQGYINNLIFEIIKKDGGSIFVNLSSTAIFDSSGKMISTRSALVDVTKSIIYERELLVAKKKAEDANKAKSDFLSNMSHELRTPLNAVVGIALWLLEESPKPEQLENLKNLKFAGESLLSLINDILDFNKIEERLVVIEKIDFRLKDFLNSITTTFSMRSNEKLLIFHYEISDHVPEFIHCDPTRLLQILNNLLSNALKFTYEGSITFRVTSESLNNDHVLLKFEVEDTGIGIDPNKFDTIFEKFTQANQDTTRKFGGSGLGLAISKALVELMGGNLELSSELGKGSKFSFSLPCLIGKGNEFISISSVKNNDLLKGKIVLVADDIQINRSIVIRFLNRWGIQTLEATNGLEVLEVLKKQQVDLILMDLHMPVMDGYNSTIEIRKDPNWEHIPIIALTASAQIETRNQIKSVGMNDFISKPFNPNDLLNQLHIWIGF